The genomic interval GATCATGGCCCTTTTGATCTCATTCTCGAAGCGACGGGCTATTCACCGCTTGTATTTGAAGCGATGAACATCCTGGGGAAGAATGGTGTTCTTGTTCTTTCCAGTGTGACAGGCGGCGGGAGATCTGTTGAGATACCATCTGATAAAATTAACATGGGATTTGTTCTGGGCAATAAGGTTGTTGTTGGTACAGTGAATGCAAATCGGGAGTATTTTGAATTAGGTGTTAAAGACTTTTCTCTGGCTGAAATGCAATGGCCTGGATGGCTGTCGAAATTGTTAACCCATCAGATCGGAGGTCTTGAAAACTATCAGGATATTATCCCCATTCTAACGAAGGCGAAAAATGTGATTAAGGTTTTTGTTCAAGTTGCAGACACGCAATAGTTTAATTTTCTGGCTATCGCCCATAATATGCCTCTTCAGTAATAGGGCCGCAATTTTGATATGCGTTTGTTTCTAAGACTTTAGCTTTTTGAAAATTATGTTTCGGTTTAGTTTTGGGTGGCACGGACAAACACAGCTTGTCTGTGCCACCCATGTTGAGCGATAATAGATGCATCAATTTCCAAAAATCTAAAGTGTTACTAAAATTTTTATTTTGTTGGAATAAATCATGATTATTGCTTGTCATTAAAAGCGTAAGAACAAAATTATTTTACAGATACTTTATTAAAAAGCAGGGAGTGGATATGGCCCAAAGCCACTCATAAGTCGATTGGGTGATGAGTGAGGAGGAAGGACTCAGGCAGGCCAAAGCAAGTAGTAAGATAGCGATGATTGATTTTTATGCGTCGTGGTGCGCAGCCTGTATGGAGTTGTTGGTTTGCCTACTATCGTGTTTGTTAATAAGGACGGAACTGTGGTCAAAGATAAAACTATTGCCGGTTTTGTCAATTCTAAGGAATTTCTGAGTATCATAAAAAGCCTGGAGTGGCGTAAAATAAAGCGCCATGCAAATTATTTTATAGCGCCAGGTACTGAATAACGCGCTATATCAAGAGTGTTATGGAAGCAAAAATGAAGATAAAGAAAACAATAATAATTTTTATGCCCATAGTCTTAATCCTTATTGTGCTGGCTGGAGGAGGTATCTGGTTTAAAAGGAAATATGCCACCTCGGTTAATATGGATATTCATCTCAAAGAATATTCTCAATTTGAATATCCCGAAGATCCTGCAAATCGCAGTGTTCATTATGCGCAGTATTCAAACAGGAATTTGAAAATTGTGAAAAAAGATAAAACCCATTTCGATCTGATTTTGGAACCAACAAATGATCATACGGCAAAAGTTGTATTTAATGATATTGACGCAGGTCTTTTTGTAACAGGCCTGCCGGAATGGACAAAAAAGGATAAAGATTTAGAGATTATTGCCCTGACCGATAGGGAATGGAACAGGCAGCAGGTAAGTTTTGAGCCAGATTCAAAACACATTGAAATTACCGGTGGTGATGGATTTGAAAAAAGCAATTTGCATTCAGCCGCAATTGCTAAGAATTGTTTAAATGCCGGTCTTTGGGAAATTTTATTGTTTACGAAAGAAAAAGAGGAAAAGGCCTTATATTATCAAGGATGGTTTACGTTCCCCCTTGGACACTATAAAGCTGTATTTGAGGAAATCACCGGCCTGTCGTATTGGGAGCACTGGCGAAGATTGGAACATTGGGTAGACCCTGCTGGCGCCTCTATCAATTTAAAAGCCCTCAGAAAAGTTTTAAATGAGAGAGAGGTACAGGCTGAATTCCTGGCACAAGAGCGTATTTTTGCATCGGGTGAACAGGTAAGAAAGCTCAGAACTACAAATGTGCAGAACGTTATCACCTGGAAGGATTTTTGTGGTAGTTCGGTTGAATTTGCGACCTTTGCCCCGCCAGGCAGGTACTATGTTGAAAAACCCTGGAAGAATGAGTATTGGAGGATTGCAGAGTTCAAAAAAGCGATACTAAGGGACATTCAATCACCAGCATCGGAAGAAGTCTTACAGGAAATAGAGCTGGTTTTTAAAGATTCCAAAACTGGCGAAGAGAATAGATTTTTTGTCAGCGGATTCAAGCTGAACCAACTTCCTCAGCTTCCTGTTGAACATTACCCACAGGGGTTATACATGCCCATGGGAATCGGGGTTCCGCCTTTCTTCTTAAGCTATCAAGACCTGGAACGGAATCCACCCGATAAGAGCCCTTATTTCAGTGTACTTCTGGATTCAAATGACACATGGATTAATCACCACGAGGTGGCTATCGACGGGCCGGTTCTTCACAGAGATATTAATAATCCGAATGTAATCCATGTTTATTTGCTTTCTTACGAACGCCATAGTCTGGTCGGTCATTACCTTCTGAAGATTTAACTTTTTGAAAATATGTTGCAGTTTAGTTTTGGGTGGCACGGACAAGCTGTGCTTGTCCGTGATCGCGCGCAAATAGGTTTAGTGTAGAGACGCAAAATCTTGCGTCTCTACACCCCACATGGACAAACAGAGTTTATCCGGCCACCCATGTTGAGCGATAATATCTGCATCAATTTCCAAATATCTAAAGTGTTACAAAGGAAGAAATAATACTTATGGATGCCTGTCCGTTGCAATTTGTTGAAAATAAGGGAGCGTTAGCATGAAGAGGACACTTTTCATTATCTTATTATTCACTATAGCTATTATATTTGTCGGATATTATGCATTAAAGGCAAATATACAAAACAAGAAATTTGCTATCATTCTTCAAGCAGGTAAAGAGACTCACGAAGGAATGGTTCGTGCTACGCATGCTTTACTATATGCCACAGAATTAAAAGGGAAGGGCTATGAGGTAGTTTTGATTTTCGACGGTGCAGGAACGGTGTGGGCAGAAGAGGTGTCAAATCCTGATTCACAAAGCAAACTCTTACCAATGTATAATGCTATAAAAAAGGCGGGAATTCATGAGATTGTATGTGATTTTTGCGCTCATGCTTTTGGGGTAAAGGAAGAGCTCCAGACCCGACAATGCCCCCTCCTATCGGAATATAATGGCCATCCGAGTATTGAAAAATTGGCGGGAAAAGGCTATCAACTTATTGTGTTGTGAAGTAATAAATAATTAAAAAGAGTCCCAATAACCTGATTCAGAAAGGAGAGATTTTAATGAAAGTACTTGGGATCAGTGGCAGTCCGAGAGCTGGTAAAACAACAGAGAGCCTGGTGATGGCCATTTTGGATGCAACTGGCTTAGAAACGGAATTCATATCCTTACACGGCAAGAAAATTAACGGTTGTATATGCTGTTTAGGTTGCGTGGAAGACAACCTCTGTAAAGTACAGGATGATTATCTCCCAATCATGCACAAAGTTATGGAGGCAGATGCGATTATTATCGGTGCTGCAAATTATTTTGGCAGACTGAATGCCCTTACGCACGCCCTTCTTGAACGATTTTACTGCTTTAGACACGATAGTAACGGACACGGCGGCATGAAACTCTCCGGTAAATTGGGTGCAATTGCCTCTGTGGGCGGTGGTGGAAACTGGAAGATGCCGGGGAAGGATATTAAAATGAGCGAGGTTGCAGGAGATGATATTAAAGGCTTTTTTGCATACAATGAGATTGAACTTGTTGGCGCTGTAAAGGCACAGGGGCCTGTGGCATGTTTTACCTGTGGATACGGAGAAACTTGCAACGTAAGCGGCATAAAGAAATTCTTTGGTAAGGATACCAAAATCACCCCGGACATTATACCATGTTTAGAAAAGCAGCCCGAAGTCATAGAGAAGGCAAGGGCACTTGGAAAGGCATTGGGAGAAAGATTGAAAAAATAAAATGGAACATAATGTAATTTTACAATCGGTAATTACCTGTCCAAATTGTGGACATCAGAAAAAGGAAACAATGCCTACTGATGCCTGTCAATATTTCTACGAATGTGAAATTGCAAATCAAGATTAAAACCCAAAAAAGGGCATTGTTGCGTGTTCTGTTCTTATGGAACAGTTCAATGTCCATCAATACAAATACAACAAAAAAGAGGCCACAGTCCTCTACGTTGATGTCAACGACTTTGAGGAGCAAAGGGATGCCTTTGATGCCGCGTGGGAGCTTGGAGTAAGGAATGAGAGGCAAATGTAGGGTGGATGAAGCGAAGCGCATCCACCATTTCTCAGGAAGGCGGGAAATGACAGGAAAATTACCGCTTTTCTGTGTTCCTGATATTAAATCTGGTGGATACGGCGTGAAAAGGCGCACGCCTTTATCCACCCTACCCAAAACAAAAATAATGTCCATCAATACAAATACAACAAAAAAGAGACCACAGTCCTCTACGTTGATGTCAACGACTTTGAGGAGCAAAGGGATGCCTTTGATGCCGCGTGGGGGCCTGGAGAAAGGAATGAGAGGCAAATGTAGGGTGGATGAAGCGAAGCGCATCCACCATTTCTCAGGAAGGCAGGAAATGACAGGAAAATTCCCGCTTTTCTGTGTTCCTGATATTAAATCTGGTGGATACGGCGTGAAAAGGCGCACGCCTTTATCCACCCTACCCAAAACAAAAATAAGGGAATATCCATGAGCGAATATCGCCGGCTCTATCGTGAACAAGGCTGGTATTTCTTTACGATTGTGACATACAATCGACAAA from Candidatus Kuenenia stuttgartiensis carries:
- a CDS encoding DsrE family protein translates to MKRTLFIILLFTIAIIFVGYYALKANIQNKKFAIILQAGKETHEGMVRATHALLYATELKGKGYEVVLIFDGAGTVWAEEVSNPDSQSKLLPMYNAIKKAGIHEIVCDFCAHAFGVKEELQTRQCPLLSEYNGHPSIEKLAGKGYQLIVL
- a CDS encoding flavodoxin family protein, whose product is MKVLGISGSPRAGKTTESLVMAILDATGLETEFISLHGKKINGCICCLGCVEDNLCKVQDDYLPIMHKVMEADAIIIGAANYFGRLNALTHALLERFYCFRHDSNGHGGMKLSGKLGAIASVGGGGNWKMPGKDIKMSEVAGDDIKGFFAYNEIELVGAVKAQGPVACFTCGYGETCNVSGIKKFFGKDTKITPDIIPCLEKQPEVIEKARALGKALGERLKK